One window of Stigmatella aurantiaca genomic DNA carries:
- the argB gene encoding acetylglutamate kinase, with translation MSGLSAFQGRWFVVKIGGELSSDRPKLAGSVGAAVRAFLDAGIRVAVIHGGGPQATELTNKLGLTPRMVAGRRVTDEATLEVMKMTLAGQVSVDVAAAFRLAGVPALCTTGVSAGLIDARKRPPQVLTGAGPEPIDLGLVGDVVDVNTALFERLAGAGVVPVLGSLSGDAQGQVFNINADTVATRVAAKLRAAKLFLVSNVPGVLADKNDPSTRIPTLTPAEAQEKIASGVIQGGMIPKVEESLAMLEEGIEAIHIVGISPAHALLGEAQGAGSFGTAFLRAR, from the coding sequence ATGAGCGGGCTGAGTGCGTTCCAGGGCCGCTGGTTCGTCGTGAAGATTGGCGGCGAGCTGTCCTCGGACCGGCCGAAGCTGGCCGGCAGCGTGGGGGCCGCGGTGCGCGCCTTCCTCGATGCGGGCATCCGGGTGGCCGTCATCCACGGCGGCGGCCCTCAGGCGACCGAGCTGACGAACAAGCTGGGGCTCACGCCGCGCATGGTGGCGGGGCGCCGGGTGACGGACGAGGCCACCCTGGAGGTGATGAAGATGACGCTCGCGGGCCAGGTGTCCGTGGACGTCGCCGCCGCGTTCCGCCTGGCCGGCGTGCCCGCGCTGTGCACCACGGGCGTCTCCGCGGGCCTCATCGATGCGCGCAAGCGGCCCCCCCAGGTGCTCACCGGCGCGGGGCCCGAGCCCATCGACCTGGGGCTCGTGGGGGACGTGGTGGACGTGAACACCGCGCTCTTCGAGCGCCTGGCCGGGGCGGGCGTGGTGCCGGTGCTGGGCTCGCTGTCGGGGGATGCGCAGGGCCAGGTCTTCAACATCAACGCGGACACGGTGGCCACCCGCGTCGCCGCGAAGCTCCGGGCCGCCAAGCTGTTCCTCGTGTCCAACGTGCCGGGCGTGCTCGCCGACAAGAATGACCCGTCCACCCGGATTCCCACGCTGACGCCCGCGGAGGCCCAGGAGAAGATTGCTTCGGGGGTGATTCAGGGAGGGATGATTCCGAAGGTGGAGGAGAGCCTCGCCATGCTGGAGGAGGGCATCGAAGCCATCCACATCGTGGGAATCTCGCCCGCGCACGCGCTGCTCGGCGAGGCGCAGGGGGCGGGGAGCTTCGGGACGGCGTTTCTCCGGGCCCGCTGA
- a CDS encoding SDR family oxidoreductase, with protein sequence MSTLKGKTLFITGASRGIGLAIAKRAARDGANIVIAAKTSAPHPKLPGTIYSAAEEIEKEGGKALPLMVDIRQEEQIHDAVKQAVERFGGIDICVNNASAISLTGTLQTPMKKFDLMFGVNVRGTYATTQACLPELLKAKNPHVLTLSPPLSMKTKWFQGHVAYTMAKYGMSMCVLGMAEEFRENGVAFNALWPRTTIATAAVNMLGGQEMMDASRTPDIMADAAYAILTRDSRACTGNFFIDDEVLREAGVTDFDKYLVKPGTQPLPDFFID encoded by the coding sequence GTGAGCACGCTGAAGGGAAAGACCCTGTTCATCACTGGCGCGAGCCGAGGCATTGGTCTGGCCATCGCCAAACGCGCCGCGCGGGACGGCGCCAACATCGTCATCGCCGCCAAGACGTCCGCGCCCCACCCCAAGCTGCCCGGCACCATCTACTCGGCCGCCGAGGAGATTGAAAAGGAGGGCGGCAAGGCGCTGCCCCTCATGGTGGACATCCGCCAGGAGGAGCAGATCCACGACGCCGTGAAGCAGGCCGTGGAGCGCTTCGGGGGCATCGACATCTGCGTGAACAACGCCAGCGCCATCAGCCTCACCGGCACGCTGCAGACGCCGATGAAGAAGTTCGACCTGATGTTCGGCGTCAACGTGCGCGGCACCTACGCCACCACCCAGGCGTGCCTGCCGGAGCTGCTCAAGGCGAAGAACCCGCACGTGCTCACGCTCTCGCCGCCGCTCAGCATGAAGACCAAGTGGTTCCAGGGCCACGTGGCCTACACCATGGCCAAGTACGGCATGAGCATGTGCGTGCTCGGCATGGCCGAGGAGTTCCGCGAGAACGGCGTGGCCTTCAACGCCCTGTGGCCGCGCACCACCATCGCCACCGCCGCGGTGAACATGCTGGGCGGCCAGGAGATGATGGATGCCAGCCGCACCCCCGACATCATGGCCGACGCGGCCTACGCCATCCTCACCCGCGACAGCCGCGCGTGCACCGGCAACTTCTTCATCGACGACGAGGTGCTGCGCGAGGCGGGCGTCACCGACTTCGACAAGTACCTGGTGAAGCCCGGCACGCAGCCCCTGCCGGACTTCTTCATCGACTGA